Genomic window (Carassius carassius chromosome 36, fCarCar2.1, whole genome shotgun sequence):
GTGGCGCTGTTGCCAGTGATGTAACTATGATGTGGGCAGCATAATTCTCATCCATTCTCACATTATATGGAGACTCGCTGAACGTCTCCAGAACAAAGGTCATCAAAAGTGGTCTGAAGCTTTCTTACAAAGCCTTGAACATCTTTCCACTCTTCTCGAGAAACATTGTGATCCTGTCATGACGTCAGGTGATACTGCAGACCTTTTTGAGTTTTTCCCACCGAGATAAGATACCACATACACACTTTTcaagaaaaatatttaacaaaattaagATTTTAGGTCACAAACAGGCTCAAATGAAGAGAAAAAGTATGTTACTTCGAGCTCCTCAAACTAGAGGAAAATGTTGACAGTTAGGCTACTGAACTCGCCAACACTATTGTGAACTTGAGGAGAACTGAATTCATACAAATCATTAACCGTTCTGTAACGTTATATCCTCTTCCTGACTAAGATTTCCTAAGacgtgtgtgagtgaatgagagtgaaagaaaaataaacatctgTGAATGTAAGCATTGTGAAAATATTCACACTTTATAGTTGTGTATAAATAGATCAAAGGTTAAAAACATGAATAGCATGGACGCCCCAAACAAAAACATTCCATGCATAGGCTATGTTATAGCCTTTGTACACCCTAACGTCACATTTTCAAAGCTGACTGAACGTGGTAAGGCCAAAGTCGCGCACCGAAGTGACACGTAGCCCCACTCTCTCAGAGCGCGTCACGCATGCGGTTTGACGCGCGATCAAAGAGCTGCGCTGGTGCATGCAGACCCCCTTTAGGTGCACGCATGCTGCACCACTGCACCGACAACACGACAAGCCACTTACAAAACAACAGCCACCTGTTTTATAGACCGAAATGATCCACACGGATTCAGATGTTTTTCATACTCTAATATTCTTACATAAATCTAGCTATTTTTTTCCAGATCATGTAGTGAGATGTTGATAGCCTTACTTTATTCTTATTTGACCTACTTGGTATAGGCTACTTTTTTGCACACTTACATTTTCACTTTTATAGTTTCTTGAGTTGTTTTATGATTCATCGCCTAAttattttacactttatattGTGATTAAAACCTTATAGGCTGTTAGATGAACCCATTTGTGACAACTTGCCTTACAACATATGTgacaactatctatctatctatctatctatctatctatctatctatctatctatctatctatctatctatgtttgtctgtctgtctgtctatgcatttatagaatatatatattttagctaATTTAGGCAGAAAAGTAGagaaattatgagaaataaaccTTATCCTTAATCTAAATTGTATACTTTTATGTACACTAGAAGTTGATttgcatttctatatttttatgctGCGTgtcaattattttctttattcatgTTAAATATTTTTCTGTGTTTCTGGTCCATTCGTTTTCTTTAAATGTTAGactatatattttctatattctatatttataaaatagtttATGCATTTTAATAGCAACGAAACAAATAGTACATTTTGGCATTTAATTTCTTCAGTACAATTTGTAAGTAGTTGAAAACCATGAAAATGAAAGTGAGGGCTTGGGAGGGGCAGACGGGGAGATTTTTTTCATCCTTTTAGTTGTTTTGTTCCTGGTATTGTAAAAGAACTGAATGTCTGTGCTGAGAAttgaaaaaatgtttcaaatatgcATTGGATTTTTTGTGATTTTGTCCCTCTTCGATGGTAAGTACAACATTTTcttgtatataatattatattgcaGAAATGTTTCAGCTATGAAAGTGTATGAGACCATTTGAGTAGCGCAAATCAAATACAAGTCAAATAATGACTTGAAATTTGCCTAGAAGTGGAAATTTgcacattattttgtttaaagccaatttacatttatttaactgtGGGTTTTATATctgtaaaataatacttttattattaaattcaactttcagtttagtttttagtATTAAACGGCATGGAAATAATGAtacagttcatatatatatatatatatatatatatatatatatatatatatatatatatatatataaatgtgtgtgtgtgtgtgtgtgtagtaaaaCTATAAGTTAATTATATTTTTGCACTGAGTGCAGAAGAATTCAGTTATTctaacttttaataatttttgtttttttatttaaatctattcGAGATTGGTTCACGTATGGATTAAAGTCTTGTATTTCTTCATATTAAACTTTTTCTTTGTCTCAAGGTGGCTTTGGAGATAACGTCTACAAAGAAGGACAGGAGGTAACAGTCGACTGTGACACCAAGCAGCCCGGCGTCATTACATTCTGGTTTCAGATAAACAGAAGTGGTCCAAAGTATTTGTTCACTGTTAAAAGCACAGATGTAAAAGCTATTGCTGATCCGACAAAATACAAAGTGAACAAAAATGCTAAGGTGAGTTTGACTATCCAGTCTTTCAAGAAAAATACAGACAGTGGATTCTACACCTGCGCAGCCATGAACAACAATAAACTCTTCTTTGGAGGTCTGACAGAAATTAAAGGAGAACCAGGTGAGAAAATGCTTTTTCTAAACATTATGATGGAATGAGATATTTTGCAATTACAAGtacaattacaataattatttgttttcatcGATCGTTTAAAGAGAATGTTTCTTGAATGAAGTTCATTTTTGTTTCCTTATTGGCAACTAGATTGGTCTTGTTATAGATTTCACAAAGTCTAAAAGTAAAGAAAACCAGTAAGGTTTATGTTTAGAATAATGCTAAAGGAGTTCAAAGGTTAAACTTTAAGATATATTATCTGAAAacctttattaaaatattacaaatgttcGATTCTCAAATGTatctttttaaatgttgtttagaTATTTTCACCGAAAATGCCAATAAAAGAATTTAGGGAATCATAGTTGTGTTCATAATAGTTTTGCTTTTAACTTCGTTACAGATCCAGTAACACCACCTCCAAAAGAAGAGACAACACCGCTGAAAACTACATCACCAGTGATTACGACAAATTCACAGTGTATCTGTAAAAAACCAGGTTTGTTTGACTGTATGTTTTTACACATATCATATAGCATACCataaaaacgtgtgtgtgtgtgtgtgtgtgtgtttgtgagagagagagagagagagagagagagaaagagagagagtgttagTATATAACCAAACAGATCTGTAATGATTAGGAAGTGTATATGTTCACAGTCCCGAAGCCTAGCATCAACTGTGAGACTTGGATATTGTCATCTTTGGCCGCTGGTTGTGGTGTTCTCCTTATTCTGCTGATCT
Coding sequences:
- the cd8a gene encoding T-cell surface glycoprotein CD8 alpha chain; translated protein: MSVLRIEKMFQICIGFFVILSLFDGGFGDNVYKEGQEVTVDCDTKQPGVITFWFQINRSGPKYLFTVKSTDVKAIADPTKYKVNKNAKVSLTIQSFKKNTDSGFYTCAAMNNNKLFFGGLTEIKGEPDPVTPPPKEETTPLKTTSPVITTNSQCICKKPVPKPSINCETWILSSLAAGCGVLLILLIFTILYCNRIRTRRCPHHYKRQPRPAGHAKLPNNHL